From one Streptococcus oralis genomic stretch:
- the ffh gene encoding signal recognition particle protein, protein MAFESLTERLQNVFKNLRKKGKISEADVQEATKEIRLALLEADVALPVVKDFIKKVRERAIGHEVIDTLNPAQQIIKIVDEELTAVLGSDTAEIIKSPKIPTIIMMVGLQGAGKTTFAGKLANKLKKEENARPLMIAADIYRPAAIDQLKTLGQQIDVPVFALGTEVPAVEIVRQGLEQAQANHNDYVLIDTAGRLQIDELLMNELRDVKALAQPNEILLVIDAMIGQEAANVAREFNAQLEVTGVILTKIDGDTRGGAALSVRHITGKPIKFTGTGEKITDIETFHPDRMSSRILGMGDMLTLIEKASQEYDEQKALEMAEKMRENTFDFNDFIDQLDQVQNMGPMEDLLKMIPGMANNPALQNMKVDERQIARKRAIVSSMTPEERENPDLLNPSRRRRIAAGSGNTFVEVNKFIKDFNQAKQLMQGVMSGDMNKMMKQMGINPNNLPKNMPNMGGMDMSALEGMMGQGGMPDMSALGGAGMPDMSQMFGGGLKGKIGEFAMKQSMKRMANKMKKAKKKRK, encoded by the coding sequence ATGGCATTTGAAAGTTTAACAGAACGTTTACAGAACGTCTTTAAAAATCTACGTAAAAAAGGAAAAATATCTGAGGCTGATGTCCAGGAAGCGACCAAAGAGATTCGTTTGGCCTTGCTGGAAGCCGACGTTGCTTTGCCTGTTGTAAAGGACTTTATCAAGAAGGTTCGTGAACGTGCAATCGGACATGAGGTCATTGATACCCTCAATCCTGCCCAACAGATTATCAAAATCGTTGATGAGGAACTCACAGCCGTTTTAGGTTCTGATACAGCTGAGATTATCAAGTCACCAAAAATTCCAACCATTATCATGATGGTCGGTTTACAGGGGGCTGGTAAAACAACCTTTGCTGGTAAGCTGGCTAATAAACTCAAGAAGGAAGAAAATGCACGTCCTTTGATGATTGCGGCAGATATTTATCGTCCAGCAGCCATCGATCAGTTGAAAACACTTGGACAACAAATTGATGTTCCTGTCTTTGCACTTGGAACAGAAGTGCCTGCTGTTGAAATTGTTCGCCAAGGTTTGGAGCAAGCGCAAGCCAACCATAACGACTATGTCTTGATTGATACGGCAGGTCGATTGCAGATTGATGAGCTCTTGATGAACGAGCTTCGTGACGTTAAGGCCTTAGCCCAACCAAACGAAATCCTCCTTGTCATTGATGCCATGATCGGTCAGGAAGCGGCTAATGTTGCCCGTGAGTTTAATGCTCAGTTGGAAGTAACTGGTGTCATCCTTACCAAGATTGATGGAGACACACGTGGTGGTGCGGCTCTGTCTGTTCGTCATATCACTGGTAAACCAATCAAGTTCACTGGTACGGGTGAAAAGATTACAGATATCGAAACCTTCCACCCAGACCGTATGTCAAGCCGTATCCTTGGTATGGGGGATATGTTGACCTTGATTGAGAAAGCTTCTCAGGAATACGATGAGCAAAAAGCCCTTGAAATGGCTGAGAAGATGCGTGAAAACACCTTTGATTTCAATGATTTCATCGATCAATTGGATCAGGTGCAAAACATGGGGCCAATGGAAGACTTACTCAAGATGATTCCAGGTATGGCTAACAATCCTGCCCTTCAAAATATGAAGGTGGATGAGCGTCAGATTGCGCGCAAACGTGCCATCGTATCTTCCATGACACCTGAAGAACGTGAAAATCCTGATCTGTTAAATCCAAGTCGTCGCCGTCGTATCGCTGCTGGTTCTGGTAATACCTTTGTCGAAGTCAATAAATTTATCAAGGACTTTAACCAGGCTAAACAGCTCATGCAAGGTGTCATGTCTGGAGATATGAATAAAATGATGAAGCAAATGGGAATCAATCCCAATAACCTTCCTAAAAATATGCCAAATATGGGAGGAATGGATATGTCTGCCCTTGAAGGCATGATGGGACAGGGTGGCATGCCGGATATGTCAGCTCTCGGAGGAGCAGGAATGCCAGATATGAGCCAGATGTTTGGTGGTGGACTAAAAGGTAAAATCGGTGAATTTGCCATGAAACAGTCTATGAAACGCATGGCCAACAAAATGAAAAAAGCGAAGAAAAAACGCAAATAA
- a CDS encoding putative DNA-binding protein, translated as MEIEKTNRMNALFEFYAALLTDKQMNYIELYYADDYSLAEIAEEFGVSRQAVYDNIKRTEKILEDYEMKLHMYSDYIVRSQIFDQILERYPKDDFLQEQIEILTSIDNRE; from the coding sequence ATGGAAATCGAAAAAACCAATCGTATGAACGCCCTTTTTGAATTTTATGCGGCGCTTTTGACAGACAAGCAGATGAACTATATAGAACTCTATTATGCTGATGATTATAGTCTTGCTGAGATTGCTGAAGAGTTCGGTGTCAGTCGTCAGGCTGTCTATGATAATATCAAGCGGACGGAAAAGATTCTAGAAGATTATGAGATGAAATTGCACATGTATTCGGACTACATTGTCCGCAGTCAGATTTTTGACCAGATCTTGGAGCGTTATCCCAAGGATGACTTTCTGCAGGAGCAGATAGAAATTTTAACAAGTATTGATAATAGAGAATAA
- the tuf gene encoding elongation factor Tu, with protein sequence MAKEKYDRSKPHVNIGTIGHVDHGKTTLTAAITTVLARRLPSAVNQPKDYASIDAAPEERERGITINTAHVEYETEKRHYAHIDAPGHADYVKNMITGAAQMDGAILVVASTDGPMPQTREHILLSRQVGVKHLIVFMNKIDLVDDEELLELVEMEIRDLLSEYDFPGDDLPVIQGSALKALEGDSKYEDIIMELMNTVDEYIPEPERDTEKPLLLPVEDVFSITGRGTVASGRIDRGTVRVNDEIEIVGIKEETQKAVVTGVEMFRKQLDEGLAGDNVGVLLRGVQRDEIERGQVIAKPGSINPHTKFKGEVYILTKEEGGRHTPFFNNYRPQFYFRTTDVTGSIELPAGTEMVMPGDNVTIDVELIHPIAVEQGTTFSIREGGRTVGSGMVTEIEA encoded by the coding sequence ATGGCAAAAGAAAAATATGATCGTAGTAAACCACACGTTAACATTGGTACTATCGGACACGTTGACCACGGTAAAACTACTTTGACTGCAGCTATCACAACTGTATTGGCACGTCGCTTGCCTTCAGCAGTTAACCAACCAAAAGACTATGCGTCTATCGATGCTGCTCCAGAAGAACGCGAACGCGGTATCACTATCAACACTGCGCACGTTGAGTACGAAACTGAAAAACGTCACTACGCTCACATCGACGCTCCAGGACACGCGGACTACGTTAAAAACATGATCACTGGTGCCGCTCAAATGGACGGAGCTATCCTTGTAGTAGCTTCAACTGACGGACCAATGCCACAAACTCGTGAGCACATCCTTCTTTCACGTCAGGTTGGTGTTAAACACCTTATCGTCTTCATGAACAAAATTGACTTGGTAGACGACGAAGAATTGCTTGAATTGGTTGAAATGGAAATCCGTGACCTCTTGTCAGAATACGACTTCCCAGGTGACGATCTTCCAGTTATCCAAGGTTCAGCTCTTAAAGCTCTTGAAGGTGACTCTAAATACGAAGACATCATCATGGAATTGATGAACACTGTTGATGAGTACATCCCAGAACCAGAACGTGACACTGAAAAACCATTGCTTCTTCCAGTCGAAGACGTATTCTCAATCACTGGACGTGGTACAGTTGCTTCAGGACGTATCGACCGTGGTACTGTTCGTGTCAACGACGAAATCGAAATCGTTGGTATCAAAGAAGAAACTCAAAAAGCAGTTGTTACTGGTGTTGAAATGTTCCGTAAACAACTTGACGAAGGTCTTGCTGGAGATAACGTAGGTGTCCTTCTTCGTGGTGTTCAACGTGATGAAATCGAACGTGGACAAGTTATCGCTAAACCAGGTTCAATCAACCCACACACTAAATTTAAAGGTGAAGTCTACATCCTTACTAAAGAAGAAGGTGGACGTCACACTCCATTCTTCAACAACTACCGTCCACAATTCTACTTCCGTACTACTGACGTTACAGGTTCAATCGAACTTCCTGCAGGTACTGAAATGGTAATGCCTGGTGATAACGTGACTATCGACGTTGAGTTGATCCACCCAATCGCCGTAGAACAAGGTACTACATTCTCTATCCGTGAGGGTGGACGTACTGTTGGTTCAGGTATGGTTACAGAAATCGAAGCTTAA
- a CDS encoding AI-2E family transporter, with product MFRRNKLFFWTAEILLLTLIFYLWREMGAIITPFVTVVNTIMIPFLLGGFFYYITNPVVTFLEKRCKINRLIGVLVTLCALIGAIVVGVVYLLPILINQLTSLIISSQNIYSRLQDLIIDLSMNPVFQNIDIQQTIQQLNLSYVDILQNILNSVSNSLGSVLSALFSTVLILIMTPVFLIYFLLDGHKLLPMLERTVLKHDKLNLSSLLTNLNTTIARYISGIAIDAVIIGCLAYIGYSVIGLKYALVFAIFSGIANLIPYVGPSIGLIPMVIANVFTDPHRMLIAVAYMLIIQQIDGNVLYPRIVGGVMKVHPITILVLLLLSSNIYGVIGMVVAVPTYSIFKEITKFLAKLYENHKEAHKEAHKEAKELEKTESN from the coding sequence ATGTTCCGTAGAAACAAATTATTTTTTTGGACAGCTGAAATTTTATTATTAACACTGATTTTCTATCTTTGGAGAGAAATGGGAGCCATCATTACTCCCTTTGTTACGGTTGTGAATACCATCATGATTCCATTTTTGCTTGGTGGATTTTTTTACTACATTACAAATCCAGTCGTTACTTTCTTAGAAAAGAGATGTAAGATCAATCGTCTAATTGGTGTCTTGGTCACTCTTTGTGCCTTGATTGGTGCTATCGTTGTAGGGGTCGTTTATCTCTTGCCGATTTTGATTAATCAGTTGACCAGCTTGATTATTTCTAGTCAAAATATCTATAGTAGACTACAAGATTTGATCATCGATTTGTCCATGAATCCAGTCTTCCAAAATATTGATATTCAACAAACAATTCAACAACTGAATCTCTCCTATGTGGATATCCTCCAGAATATCCTGAATAGCGTCAGCAACAGTTTAGGAAGCGTTCTTTCAGCCTTGTTTAGTACAGTTCTGATTCTCATTATGACCCCTGTATTCTTGATTTATTTCTTGTTGGATGGTCATAAGTTGCTACCAATGTTGGAACGTACCGTCTTAAAACATGACAAATTGAATCTTTCTAGCCTTTTAACCAATCTCAATACAACTATAGCGCGCTATATCAGTGGAATTGCGATTGATGCGGTTATTATTGGATGTTTAGCCTATATTGGCTATAGCGTTATCGGATTAAAGTACGCCCTAGTTTTTGCTATTTTCTCTGGAATCGCAAATTTGATTCCTTATGTTGGTCCAAGTATTGGCTTGATTCCAATGGTGATTGCCAATGTGTTCACGGATCCTCATCGTATGTTGATTGCAGTTGCTTATATGCTTATTATTCAACAGATTGATGGAAATGTTCTCTATCCACGCATCGTTGGAGGGGTTATGAAAGTACACCCGATTACGATTTTGGTGCTCCTTTTACTGTCAAGTAATATCTATGGTGTCATAGGGATGGTCGTAGCAGTACCTACTTACTCCATTTTTAAAGAAATTACTAAGTTCCTAGCGAAATTATATGAAAACCATAAAGAAGCTCATAAAGAAGCTCATAAAGAAGCTAAGGAACTGGAAAAAACAGAATCAAATTAA
- the pbp3 gene encoding D-alanyl-D-alanine carboxypeptidase PBP3, whose protein sequence is MKKIILSFMTLLVFGTASTVSAQEFDVAAKHAIAVEATTGKILYEKDANQPVEIASITKLVTVYLVYEALEQGTISLSTPVDISDYPYKLTTNSEASNVPMEARNYTVEQLLEATMVSSANSAAIALAEKIAGSEKDFVDKMRAKLLEWGIQDATIVNTTGLNNETLGDNIYPGSKKDDENKLSAYDVSIVARNLIRDYPQVLEITKKPTSTFAGLEIHSTNYMLEGMPAYRGGIDGLKTGTTDKAGASFVGTTVEKGMRIITVVLNADQQDTNPYARFTATSALLDYISANFALKTVVQKGEAYNDSKVTVLDGKEDNVTAVAKSDISIVQRIGSGTTPALQFTPKSTSEMAPLKEGKVVGTLTYDDQDLIGQGYLTSDKPSFEMVSEKKVEKAFFLKVWWNQFIRFINEKL, encoded by the coding sequence ATGAAAAAAATAATTTTATCTTTTATGACACTTTTAGTTTTTGGAACAGCTTCTACTGTTTCTGCTCAGGAGTTTGATGTTGCTGCTAAACATGCTATTGCTGTAGAGGCTACAACTGGAAAAATCCTCTATGAAAAAGATGCAAATCAGCCTGTAGAAATTGCTTCTATTACAAAACTGGTTACAGTTTATCTGGTCTATGAAGCTCTGGAACAAGGAACTATCAGCCTATCTACACCTGTTGATATTTCGGACTATCCTTACAAACTTACAACTAATTCTGAGGCGAGTAACGTCCCTATGGAAGCTCGAAATTATACTGTTGAACAGCTATTAGAGGCTACAATGGTATCCAGCGCGAACAGCGCTGCGATTGCACTAGCAGAAAAGATTGCTGGTTCTGAGAAAGACTTTGTAGACAAGATGAGGGCTAAACTTCTTGAATGGGGAATTCAAGATGCAACTATTGTAAACACTACTGGTTTAAATAATGAGACCCTTGGCGATAATATCTATCCTGGTTCAAAGAAAGACGATGAAAACAAGTTGAGTGCCTACGATGTTTCAATCGTCGCTCGTAACCTCATCCGAGATTATCCTCAAGTTTTGGAGATCACCAAAAAACCAACTTCTACCTTTGCAGGACTTGAAATCCACTCAACCAACTATATGTTGGAGGGAATGCCAGCCTATCGTGGTGGTATTGATGGACTAAAGACAGGTACTACTGATAAAGCTGGTGCTTCATTCGTTGGGACAACTGTCGAGAAAGGGATGCGTATTATTACGGTTGTTCTGAATGCAGATCAACAAGATACCAACCCTTATGCACGTTTTACCGCAACTTCTGCACTTTTAGATTATATTTCTGCAAACTTTGCCTTAAAAACTGTCGTTCAGAAAGGTGAAGCATACAACGATAGTAAAGTAACAGTTCTTGATGGTAAAGAAGACAATGTGACAGCTGTCGCTAAGTCAGATATTTCCATCGTCCAACGCATCGGAAGCGGTACTACACCAGCCCTCCAATTCACACCGAAATCAACATCAGAAATGGCTCCATTGAAAGAAGGCAAGGTTGTTGGTACTCTAACCTATGATGATCAGGATTTGATTGGCCAAGGTTATCTTACTTCCGACAAACCATCTTTTGAAATGGTTTCTGAAAAGAAAGTAGAAAAAGCCTTCTTTTTGAAGGTTTGGTGGAATCAATTTATCCGCTTTATCAATGAAAAACTATAA
- the sdbB gene encoding thiol-disulfide oxidoreductase-associated lipoprotein SdbB produces MKKVIFAGLSLMSLFLLIACGEKETKQTSSPKQPAVQQIAVGKDAPDFTLQSMDGKEVKLSDYKGKKVYLKFWASWCGPCKKSMPELMELAAKQDRDFEILSVIAPGLQGEKTVQDFPKWYQEQGYKDIPVLYDTQATTFQAYQIRSIPTEYLIDSQGKIGKIQFGAISNADAEAAFKEMK; encoded by the coding sequence ATGAAAAAAGTTATTTTTGCTGGATTGAGCCTCATGTCTCTATTTTTGTTGATTGCCTGTGGTGAAAAAGAAACCAAACAGACAAGCAGTCCCAAACAGCCTGCTGTACAACAAATCGCAGTCGGTAAGGATGCGCCAGACTTCACCTTGCAGTCTATGGATGGCAAAGAAGTCAAGTTATCAGACTATAAAGGGAAAAAGGTCTATTTAAAATTCTGGGCTTCTTGGTGTGGACCATGTAAAAAAAGCATGCCTGAGTTGATGGAACTAGCTGCCAAACAAGATCGAGACTTTGAAATCTTGAGTGTCATTGCACCTGGTTTACAAGGTGAAAAAACAGTTCAAGACTTTCCAAAATGGTACCAAGAACAAGGCTACAAGGATATTCCAGTTCTATATGATACGCAAGCAACTACCTTCCAAGCCTACCAAATTCGTAGTATTCCAACAGAATACTTGATTGACAGTCAAGGTAAAATCGGAAAAATCCAATTTGGTGCTATTAGCAACGCTGATGCAGAAGCGGCTTTTAAAGAAATGAAATAA
- the ccdA2 gene encoding thiol-disulfide oxidoreductase-associated membrane protein CcdA2, with the protein MESIIFLVSVFLAGILSFFSPCIFPLLPVYAGILLDDQGNSKSFRFFGRDVAWSGLIRTLCFIAGISLIFFILGFGAGFLGHMLYADWFRYAMGIVIILLGFHQMEILHFNKLEIQKTVTFKQSKSNHYLSAFLLGITFSFGWTPCIGPVLSSVLALAASGGNGAWQGAVLTLVYTLGMALPFIVLALASGWIMPYFSKLKPHMILLKKIGGALIILMGLLLMLGQLNALSGILG; encoded by the coding sequence TTGGAGTCGATTATATTTCTAGTATCCGTTTTTTTAGCAGGTATCCTGTCCTTCTTTTCACCCTGCATCTTTCCTTTGCTACCTGTCTATGCTGGTATTTTACTGGATGATCAGGGAAATTCGAAAAGCTTTCGCTTTTTTGGAAGAGACGTTGCATGGTCTGGTTTAATTCGAACCTTGTGCTTTATTGCAGGAATCTCCCTCATTTTCTTTATTTTGGGATTTGGAGCTGGATTCCTAGGGCACATGCTCTATGCAGACTGGTTTCGTTATGCTATGGGAATAGTCATTATTCTTTTAGGGTTTCACCAGATGGAAATCTTGCATTTCAATAAACTGGAGATTCAAAAGACAGTCACCTTCAAACAATCAAAGTCGAATCACTATCTGTCAGCCTTTTTACTTGGGATAACCTTTAGTTTTGGTTGGACCCCTTGTATCGGACCCGTTTTAAGTTCGGTCTTGGCTCTGGCGGCTTCAGGTGGTAATGGTGCTTGGCAAGGAGCCGTGTTAACATTAGTATACACATTGGGAATGGCCCTTCCTTTCATTGTTTTGGCCTTGGCTTCGGGCTGGATTATGCCCTATTTTAGTAAATTAAAACCCCATATGATTCTACTAAAGAAAATCGGCGGAGCTTTGATTATTTTGATGGGATTGTTATTAATGCTAGGGCAGTTAAATGCCTTGTCAGGAATTCTTGGATAA
- a CDS encoding methionyl aminopeptidase: protein MITLKSAREIEAMDKAGDFLASIHIGLRDLIKPGVDMWEVEEYVRRRCKEENFLPLQIGVDGAVMDYPYATCCSLNDEVAHAFPRHYILKDGDLLKVDMVLGGPIAKSDLNVSKLSFNNVEQMKKYTQSYTGGLADSCWAYAVGTPSEEVKKLMDVTKEAMYVGIEQAVVGNRIGDIGAAIQEYAESRGYGVVRDLVGHGVGPTMHEEPMVPNYGIAGRGLRLREGMVLTIEPMINTGDWEIDTDMKTGWAHKTIDGGLSCQYEHQFVITKDGPVILTSQGEEGTY, encoded by the coding sequence ATGATAACTTTAAAATCAGCACGTGAAATCGAAGCCATGGACAAGGCTGGTGATTTCCTAGCAAGTATCCATATTGGCTTACGTGATTTGATTAAGCCAGGCGTGGATATGTGGGAAGTTGAAGAGTACGTTCGTCGACGTTGTAAAGAGGAGAATTTCCTTCCTTTACAGATTGGTGTGGATGGGGCAGTTATGGATTATCCCTATGCCACTTGTTGCTCTCTTAATGACGAAGTAGCTCACGCTTTCCCACGTCATTACATCTTGAAAGATGGCGATTTGCTCAAGGTTGACATGGTACTGGGTGGTCCGATTGCCAAATCCGACCTCAATGTCTCTAAACTTAGCTTCAACAATGTTGAACAAATGAAAAAATACACCCAAAGTTATACTGGTGGTTTAGCTGACTCATGTTGGGCTTATGCGGTTGGTACACCGTCTGAAGAAGTGAAAAAACTGATGGACGTAACCAAGGAAGCTATGTATGTAGGAATTGAGCAAGCAGTTGTCGGCAATCGTATCGGTGATATTGGTGCAGCCATTCAAGAATATGCTGAAAGTCGCGGTTACGGTGTCGTACGTGATTTGGTTGGTCATGGTGTTGGTCCAACTATGCACGAAGAGCCAATGGTTCCTAACTACGGTATTGCAGGCCGTGGACTCCGTCTCCGTGAAGGAATGGTGCTGACTATTGAACCCATGATCAATACTGGTGACTGGGAAATCGATACAGATATGAAGACTGGCTGGGCTCATAAGACTATAGATGGCGGCCTGTCTTGCCAATATGAACATCAGTTTGTGATTACTAAAGACGGTCCTGTTATCTTGACTAGTCAAGGTGAAGAAGGAACGTATTAA
- the spxR gene encoding CBS-HotDog domain-containing transcription factor SpxR, producing MSKHQEILSYLEELPIGKRVSVRSISNHLGVSDGTAYRAIKEAENRGIVETRPRSGTIRVKSQKVAIERLTYAEIAEVTSSEVLAGQEGLEREFSKFSIGAMTEQNILSYLHDGGLLIVGDRTRIQLLALENENAVLVTGGFHVQDDVLELANKKGIPVLRSKHDTFTVATMINKALSNVQIKTDILTVEKLYRPSHEYGFLRETDTVKDYLDLVRKNRSSRFPVINQHQVVVGVVTMRDAGDKSPSTTIDKVMTRSIFVTGLATNIANVSQRMIAEDFEMVPVVRSNQTLLGVVTRRDVMEKMSRSQVSALPTFSEQIGQKLSYHHDEVVITVEPFMLEKNGVLANGVLAEILNHMTQDLVVNSGRNLIIEQMLIYFLQAVQIDDTLRILARIIHHTRRSAIIDYDIYHGHQIVSKANVTVKIN from the coding sequence ATGAGTAAACACCAGGAAATTTTGTCCTATCTGGAAGAGTTGCCAATTGGGAAGAGAGTTAGCGTTCGCAGTATTTCCAATCACCTAGGTGTTAGTGACGGAACAGCCTACCGAGCTATCAAAGAAGCTGAAAATCGTGGAATTGTTGAAACTCGGCCACGTAGTGGAACTATACGGGTCAAGTCCCAGAAAGTGGCTATTGAGAGGCTAACCTATGCTGAAATTGCTGAAGTCACCTCATCTGAAGTTTTAGCTGGTCAGGAAGGGTTGGAGAGAGAGTTTAGCAAATTCTCCATTGGGGCTATGACAGAGCAAAATATCCTGTCTTATCTCCATGATGGCGGTCTTTTGATTGTAGGTGACCGTACTCGTATTCAACTTTTAGCCTTGGAAAATGAAAATGCAGTCCTTGTAACAGGTGGTTTTCATGTCCAAGATGATGTTCTTGAGTTGGCTAATAAAAAAGGGATTCCAGTTCTGAGGAGTAAACATGACACTTTTACAGTAGCGACCATGATTAACAAAGCCCTCTCAAATGTTCAAATCAAAACCGATATTCTGACAGTCGAAAAGCTCTATCGTCCCAGTCATGAGTATGGTTTTTTGAGAGAAACGGATACAGTCAAAGACTATCTAGACTTGGTCCGTAAGAACAGAAGTAGCCGTTTCCCAGTTATTAACCAACACCAAGTGGTTGTTGGGGTTGTTACCATGCGTGATGCGGGAGATAAGTCACCCAGCACAACGATTGACAAGGTGATGACGCGGAGCATCTTCGTAACAGGCTTAGCGACTAATATTGCCAATGTCAGTCAACGAATGATTGCAGAAGATTTTGAGATGGTTCCCGTTGTCAGAAGTAACCAAACCCTACTCGGTGTCGTAACACGACGAGATGTCATGGAAAAGATGAGCCGTTCTCAAGTTTCTGCTTTGCCGACTTTCTCAGAGCAAATCGGGCAAAAACTCTCTTATCATCATGATGAAGTCGTCATAACTGTTGAGCCCTTCATGCTGGAGAAAAATGGTGTCCTTGCTAATGGAGTCTTGGCTGAAATCCTCAACCATATGACCCAAGACCTCGTTGTCAATAGCGGACGTAATCTCATCATTGAGCAGATGTTGATTTATTTCTTGCAGGCTGTGCAGATAGATGATACTCTGCGGATTCTGGCTCGGATTATTCACCACACGAGACGCTCAGCTATTATTGATTATGATATTTATCATGGGCATCAGATTGTTTCAAAAGCAAATGTTACGGTTAAAATTAATTAG
- a CDS encoding GNAT family N-acetyltransferase gives MNIWTKLAMFSFFETERLYLRPFFFSDSQAFFEIASNPENLQFIFPSQASLEESQYALANYFMKNPLGVWAICLQGDQEMIGSIKFEKIDEIKKEAEIGYFLKKDSWSQGFMTEVVTKLCQLSFEEFGLKQLSIITHLENQASQKVALKSGFSLVRQFKGSDRYTRKMRDYLEFRYIKGEFNE, from the coding sequence ATGAATATTTGGACCAAATTAGCAATGTTTTCTTTTTTTGAAACGGAGCGCTTGTATTTGCGTCCTTTCTTTTTTAGTGACAGTCAAGCGTTTTTCGAGATTGCTTCAAACCCTGAGAATTTACAGTTTATTTTTCCCAGTCAAGCAAGTTTGGAAGAAAGTCAGTACGCCCTTGCTAACTATTTTATGAAGAATCCTCTGGGTGTTTGGGCAATTTGTCTTCAAGGAGATCAGGAAATGATTGGCTCCATTAAATTTGAAAAAATCGATGAAATCAAAAAAGAAGCAGAAATTGGTTACTTCTTAAAAAAGGATTCTTGGTCACAAGGTTTTATGACAGAAGTGGTTACAAAGCTTTGTCAGCTTTCCTTTGAAGAATTTGGTTTAAAACAATTATCCATCATCACTCATCTGGAGAATCAAGCTAGTCAAAAAGTAGCCTTAAAATCAGGCTTTAGCCTCGTCCGACAGTTTAAGGGAAGCGATCGCTATACACGAAAAATGAGGGACTATCTTGAATTTCGATACATAAAAGGAGAATTCAATGAGTAA